The DNA window GCGCACGCTGCGGTTGAACAGGAAGTTCTCCTGCAGCACGACGCCCAGCTGCCTCCGCAACCAGGCTGGATCGGCCAGGGCCAGATCGTGCCCGTCCACCAGGACCCGCCCTCGCTCAGGCGTGTACAGGCGCTGGACCAGCTTGGTCAACGTACTCTTGCCGGATCCTGAGCGCCCAACGATGCCGATCACCTGCCCGGCGGGAATATGCAGGTCGATGCCTGCAAGGATCTCGGGGGTATCTGGGCGGTAGCGGAATCCAACCTGCTCGAAAGTGACATCACCACGGATGGGAGGCAATGCCATCCGGCTGCCTGGGAGCTCGGTGCGGGTATTGAGGATGTCACCCAGTCGCTGGACCGAGATGCCCACCTGCTGGAAGTCCTGCCACAGCTGCGCAAGGCGGATGATTGGGGCGGCCACCTGCCCGGACAGCATATTGAAGGCGATCAGTTGCCCCAGTGACAGCTTGCCATCGATCACCAGCTTCGCGCCCCAGAACAGGATGGCCACGCTGACCAGCTTCTGCACCAACTGCACGCTCTGCTGGCCGACGGTGGCGATCTTGGTGACTCCAAAGCCGGCATTCACGTACCCGGCGAGCTGGTTGTCCCAAGTGCGCGTGACGCGTGGATCGACTGCATTGGCCTTCACTGTGCCGATACCGCTGATCGTTTCGACCAGGAAGGACTGGTTGTCAGCGCCTCGTGCGAACTTCTCATCCAGCCGTTTGCGCAGTACCGGTGTGATGCCCGCCGAAATGAGCGCATACAGCGGTAACGAGATCACGACGATCAGAGTCAGCCAGCCACTGTAGTGGAACATCACTGCCAGGAAGACCACGGTGAAAAGCAGGTCCAGTACCGAGGTCAATGCCTGTCCGGTCAGGAAGTTCCGGATGTTTTCCAGCTCGCGCACGCGTGCGATGGTGTCGCCCACGCGGCGGGATTCGAAATACGCCAGCGGCAATGCCAGCACATGCCGGAAGAGGCGGGCGCCGAGCTCTACGTCGATCTTGCTGGTGGTGTGGGCGAATACGTAGGTACGCAGTCCACCGAGCACGATGTCGAAGACGGCGATGGACACCAGGCCGATGGCAATCACATCCAGTGTAGTCAGGCCTCGATGCACCAGCACCTTGTCCATCACCACCTGATAGAACAGGGGTGTGACCAGTGCGAACAACTGGATGAAGAACGAAACCGCGAAGACCTCCAGCAGCATCTTCCGATACTTGACCACCGCTGGGATGAACCAGCTGAAATCAAACCGGGCCAGTTCGCCGAGAACCGAAGCCCGCGACGCCACCTGCAGCAATCGCCCACGATAGCGTTGCTGGAGCGTCGCCATGTCGATACTCTGCGGGCGCTTCTGGGCCAAGTCGTGGATCAGCACCTGATCGCCATTGATGCGGGCGATGATGAACGCATCACCATCCTCACCGAGCGCCAGTGCAGGCAGGTTGGCCAACGCGAGGCGCGCAGGTGGCGTCGACACCATCCGCGCCTTGAAGCCCAGCTTGCGGGCCGCCAATACCAATGTTGTCTCGTCCGTGGGGGTATTGCCCAGCCCAGCGTCGTGCGCCAGCTGACTTGCGTCAGCCGCAATACCGTGGAATTGAGCAAGCAGTACCAAACCGCGCAGCGCGAGATCCTGCTGATCCTGCACATGCACTTCCCCCGGCACCGAAGGTGCCGCGTCTCCCTGTGGCATAACATCCCCTGCGCAGCTTCCATTGTGCGCAACCCCGCGCGGAGCTTGGAGCCAGTGAATAGCCCTGTCAAGTGGAAGCGGGGCTGGATACGGCTAGCCCCGTCAACAGACCCAATCTGCTTGTTGAAACTTGAGTGTCACGTGCCGGCGGGGCCCCTTGGCTTCAATGCGTGAGAGGTTTCGGTCATCTCAAGTGCGTGTAGGCGCTCTCAAGCAAAAGCGTCATCTTCGCTTGCAAGTAAAAGACGCACCGAAGACATCGGCTCAGCCACGCTACGCCAGCTCGCGCGCAAGGAACGGCGCCGTCCGGCTTCCTTTGGCGCGGGCCACCTGTTGCGGCGTTCCCTTCGCCACAATGGTGCCACCCGCACTGCCCGCGCCAGGCCCGAGGTCGATTACCCAATCTGCCTGCGCGACAGCACGCATGTCGTGCTCGATCATCACCACCGTATTCCCCGCGTC is part of the Stenotrophomonas lactitubi genome and encodes:
- a CDS encoding type I secretion system permease/ATPase, translating into MPQGDAAPSVPGEVHVQDQQDLALRGLVLLAQFHGIAADASQLAHDAGLGNTPTDETTLVLAARKLGFKARMVSTPPARLALANLPALALGEDGDAFIIARINGDQVLIHDLAQKRPQSIDMATLQQRYRGRLLQVASRASVLGELARFDFSWFIPAVVKYRKMLLEVFAVSFFIQLFALVTPLFYQVVMDKVLVHRGLTTLDVIAIGLVSIAVFDIVLGGLRTYVFAHTTSKIDVELGARLFRHVLALPLAYFESRRVGDTIARVRELENIRNFLTGQALTSVLDLLFTVVFLAVMFHYSGWLTLIVVISLPLYALISAGITPVLRKRLDEKFARGADNQSFLVETISGIGTVKANAVDPRVTRTWDNQLAGYVNAGFGVTKIATVGQQSVQLVQKLVSVAILFWGAKLVIDGKLSLGQLIAFNMLSGQVAAPIIRLAQLWQDFQQVGISVQRLGDILNTRTELPGSRMALPPIRGDVTFEQVGFRYRPDTPEILAGIDLHIPAGQVIGIVGRSGSGKSTLTKLVQRLYTPERGRVLVDGHDLALADPAWLRRQLGVVLQENFLFNRSVRENIALSDPGMPLERVIKAATLAGAHEFISALPEGYDTKVGEQGAGLSGGQRQRVAIARALITDPRILILDEATSALDYESEHAVMSNMREICRGRTVIIIAHRLSTVRRANRIVVVDRGRIVESGTHDELLTQSGGHYAQLHRLQQGAA